A portion of the Pomacea canaliculata isolate SZHN2017 linkage group LG13, ASM307304v1, whole genome shotgun sequence genome contains these proteins:
- the LOC112554008 gene encoding eukaryotic translation initiation factor 3 subunit J-A-like, with amino-acid sequence MADTDAWDADDFEPSLPQTKSVTDRWDGEDEDDDVKESWADSEEEEKKEQDGKTVLNSESQAYQRPKKKPLADRIAEKEAQKKKEEEEKARLKEEKKDLTAEEKLAEKIRLKKIQEQGDLSLAKGLFGVSESSIDKMIPTTEEEFRQFGEALKSKITFFEESKFYSAFAEKLISDLALGLSVDDVKKLGTSINTLYHEKERQRKEQDKKKKKKSKATIRVDKPDDFDLIGDASGNYGYDDDDFI; translated from the exons ATGGCGGACACTGATGCGTGGG ATGCTGATGATTTCGAGCCATCGCTTCCGCAAACCAAAAGTGTCACAGATAGATGGGATGGTGAAGACGAAGATGACGACGTCAAG GAAAGTTGGGCAGATtctgaggaagaagaaaagaaagagcagGATGGCAAAACAG TGTTAAATTCAGAAAGCCAAGCCTACCAGCGCCCTAAAAAGAAACCTTTGGCAGATAGAATAGCAGAAAAGGAGGctcagaagaagaaagaagaagaggaaaaggcTAGGTTAAAG gaagagaaaaaagatttaacagcagaagaaaaattagCAGAAAAGATTCGGTTAAAAAAGATTCAAGAGCAGGGTGATCTGAGCCTTGCCAAAGGCCTGTTTG GTGTGTCAGAATCCAGCATAGACAAAATGATTCCAACAACGGAGGAAGAATTCAGGCAGTTTGGAGAGGCATTGAAGtccaaaataactttttttgag GAAAGCAAGTTCTACTCTGCTTTTGCGGAAAAACTCATCTCAGATCTTGCATTAGGCT TAAGTGTAGATGATGTGAAAAAACTTGGCACAAGCATCAATACCCTCTACCATGAAAAAGAACGGCAAAGGAAA GAgcaagataagaaaaagaaaaagaaatcaaaggcAACTATTAGGGTGGACAAACCGGATGACTTTGATCTTATTGGTGATGCATCAGGTAACTATGggtacgatgatgatgattttatatAG